The Zingiber officinale cultivar Zhangliang chromosome 9A, Zo_v1.1, whole genome shotgun sequence genome window below encodes:
- the LOC122020074 gene encoding uncharacterized protein LOC122020074 isoform X1, with product MAAARGIALDTEGSGRKRKRYDPGGGSLPEAKRKRSYDEEAAAAAEVGKRERLSKDPLEVLGMDMMMRILELSDACSVARCSVVSRGWHEIAVSDHLWGPKYQKLLKEKAHIPLLSNLHRASRFAAYSMCVMDGKRTRITKEDLYDHVWEFRFKKAAPEYWRDLDPSWKCSGPPMHRYFNPDGSHTADFGDKVWGGHECTYSIITSYVGKGQIRDHYVRINRWPPLTVSRKKDWSWEMQNHLYRYNSVPNAEKDGGTGPPFPAW from the exons ATGGCGGCGGCACGCGGGATTGCCCTAGATACGGAGGGAAGTGGGAGGAAAAGGAAGCGCTACGATCCCGGAGGCGGATCCTTACCGGAAGCGAAACGGAAGAGGAGCTACGacgaggaggcggcggcggcggccgagGTAGGGAAGCGGGAGCGACTGAGCAAGGATCCACTGGAGGTGCTGGGGATGGATATGATGATGAGGATACTCGAGCTCTCCGACGCATGCAGCGTGGCACGGTGCAGTGTGGTATCTCGTGGCTGGCACGAGATTGCAGTCAGCGACCATCTTTGGGGACCAAAG TACCAGAAATTGTTGAAAGAGAAGGCCCATATCCCGCTATTGTCAAATTTACATAGGGCTTCAAGATTTGCAGCTTATTCCATGTGCGTTATGGATGGAAAAAGG ACTCGCATTACGAAGGAGGATCTGTATGATCATGTTTGGGAGTTTCGTTTTAAGAAG GCTGCTCCTGAATACTGGCGTGATCTTGATCCATCATGGAAATGTTCAGGTCCTCCAATGCACCGCTACTTCAACCCAGATGGATCCCACACTGCAGATTTTGGCGACAAAGTTTGGGGCGGTCACGAGTGCACTTACTCGATCATTACCAGCTACGTAGGCAAGGGACAGATCAGAGACCACTATGTGAGGATCAACCGTTGGCCTCCGCTGACTGTGTCAAGGAAAAAAGATTGGAGTTGGGAGATGCAGAACCATCTTTACCGTTACAATAGCGTTCCTAACGCAGAGAAGGACGGTGGCACCGGTCCCCCTTTTCCGGCGTGGTAG
- the LOC122020074 gene encoding uncharacterized protein LOC122020074 isoform X3, translating to MAAARGIALDTEGSGRKRKRYDPGGGSLPEAKRKRSYDEEAAAAAEVGKRERLSKDPLEVLGMDMMMRILELSDACSVARCSVVSRGWHEIAVSDHLWGPKTRITKEDLYDHVWEFRFKKAAPEYWRDLDPSWKCSGPPMHRYFNPDGSHTADFGDKVWGGHECTYSIITSYVGKGQIRDHYVRINRWPPLTVSRKKDWSWEMQNHLYRYNSVPNAEKDGGTGPPFPAW from the exons ATGGCGGCGGCACGCGGGATTGCCCTAGATACGGAGGGAAGTGGGAGGAAAAGGAAGCGCTACGATCCCGGAGGCGGATCCTTACCGGAAGCGAAACGGAAGAGGAGCTACGacgaggaggcggcggcggcggccgagGTAGGGAAGCGGGAGCGACTGAGCAAGGATCCACTGGAGGTGCTGGGGATGGATATGATGATGAGGATACTCGAGCTCTCCGACGCATGCAGCGTGGCACGGTGCAGTGTGGTATCTCGTGGCTGGCACGAGATTGCAGTCAGCGACCATCTTTGGGGACCAAAG ACTCGCATTACGAAGGAGGATCTGTATGATCATGTTTGGGAGTTTCGTTTTAAGAAG GCTGCTCCTGAATACTGGCGTGATCTTGATCCATCATGGAAATGTTCAGGTCCTCCAATGCACCGCTACTTCAACCCAGATGGATCCCACACTGCAGATTTTGGCGACAAAGTTTGGGGCGGTCACGAGTGCACTTACTCGATCATTACCAGCTACGTAGGCAAGGGACAGATCAGAGACCACTATGTGAGGATCAACCGTTGGCCTCCGCTGACTGTGTCAAGGAAAAAAGATTGGAGTTGGGAGATGCAGAACCATCTTTACCGTTACAATAGCGTTCCTAACGCAGAGAAGGACGGTGGCACCGGTCCCCCTTTTCCGGCGTGGTAG
- the LOC122021838 gene encoding 40S ribosomal protein S17-3-like codes for MGRVRTKTVKKSSRQVIERYYSRMTLDFHTNKKILEEVAIIPSKRLRNKIAGFSTHLMRRIQRGPVRGISLKLQEEERERRMDFVPDESAIKVDQIVVDKETIDMLASLGMADLPGVERQTEAPAAPAYSSRPGAGGYGGRRN; via the coding sequence ATGGGCCGCGTTCGAACGAAGACGGTGAAGAAGTCGTCCCGCCAAGTAATTGAGCGGTACTACTCTCGGATGACGCTCGATTTCCACACCAACAAGAAGATCCTGGAAGAGGTGGCGATAATCCCTTCCAAGCGTCTTCGCAACAAGATCGCTGGGTTCTCGACCCACCTTATGCGCCGCATCCAGCGCGGCCCCGTCCGCGGCATCTCCCTCAAGCTCCAAGAGGAGGAGCGCGAGCGCCGCATGGACTTCGTCCCCGACGAGTCCGCCATCAAGGTCGACCAGATCGTGGTTGACAAGGAGACGATTGACATGCTTGCCTCGCTCGGCATGGCTGACCTACCCGGTGTCGAGAGGCAAACTGAAGCGCCGGCCGCCCCAGCGTACTCGTCCCGCCCCGGTGCCGGCGGATACGGTGGCCGCAGGAACTAA
- the LOC122020891 gene encoding EPIDERMAL PATTERNING FACTOR-like protein 9: MLTFSSSSSSFYSSHSLQCSISPFIFAIYSDFQPPAMAMPSTNPTTSFLFFCLLFTLLISALCRSTGFAGQVTDRSSFFPPRKDVAGNGKEMARSGITRGELIGSTAPICTYNECRGCRFKCSAEQVPVDAGDPMNSAYRYRCVCHSFEPM, encoded by the exons ATGCTTacattctcctcctcctcctcctctttttATTCTTCACATTCTCTGCAGTGTTCCATTTCACCTTTCATTTTTGCTATCTACTCCGACTTTCAGCCACCGGCCATGGCCATGCCCTCCACCAACCCCAccacctccttcctcttcttctgccTCCTCTTCACCCTTCTCATCTCTGCTCTCTGCCGCTCTACAG GCTTCGCAGGACAAGTTACTGATCGCTCAAGCTTTTTCCCACCGCGCAAGGACGTCGCAGGGAATGGCAAGGAGATGGCAAGGAGTGGAATAACCAGGGGAGAGTTGATAGGCTCGACGGCTCCAATCTGCACCTACAACGAGTGTAGAGGTTGCCGGTTCAAGTGCAGCGCTGAGCAAGTTCCGGTGGACGCCGGCGACCCCATGAACAGCGCCTACCGCTACCGGTGCGTCTGCCACAG CTTTGAGCCTATGTGA
- the LOC122020074 gene encoding uncharacterized protein LOC122020074 isoform X2 encodes MAAARGIALDTEGSGRKRKRYDPGGGSLPEAKRKRSYDEEAAAAAEVGKRERLSKDPLEVLGMDMMMRILELSDACSVARCSVVSRGWHEIAVSDHLWGPKKLLKEKAHIPLLSNLHRASRFAAYSMCVMDGKRTRITKEDLYDHVWEFRFKKAAPEYWRDLDPSWKCSGPPMHRYFNPDGSHTADFGDKVWGGHECTYSIITSYVGKGQIRDHYVRINRWPPLTVSRKKDWSWEMQNHLYRYNSVPNAEKDGGTGPPFPAW; translated from the exons ATGGCGGCGGCACGCGGGATTGCCCTAGATACGGAGGGAAGTGGGAGGAAAAGGAAGCGCTACGATCCCGGAGGCGGATCCTTACCGGAAGCGAAACGGAAGAGGAGCTACGacgaggaggcggcggcggcggccgagGTAGGGAAGCGGGAGCGACTGAGCAAGGATCCACTGGAGGTGCTGGGGATGGATATGATGATGAGGATACTCGAGCTCTCCGACGCATGCAGCGTGGCACGGTGCAGTGTGGTATCTCGTGGCTGGCACGAGATTGCAGTCAGCGACCATCTTTGGGGACCAAAG AAATTGTTGAAAGAGAAGGCCCATATCCCGCTATTGTCAAATTTACATAGGGCTTCAAGATTTGCAGCTTATTCCATGTGCGTTATGGATGGAAAAAGG ACTCGCATTACGAAGGAGGATCTGTATGATCATGTTTGGGAGTTTCGTTTTAAGAAG GCTGCTCCTGAATACTGGCGTGATCTTGATCCATCATGGAAATGTTCAGGTCCTCCAATGCACCGCTACTTCAACCCAGATGGATCCCACACTGCAGATTTTGGCGACAAAGTTTGGGGCGGTCACGAGTGCACTTACTCGATCATTACCAGCTACGTAGGCAAGGGACAGATCAGAGACCACTATGTGAGGATCAACCGTTGGCCTCCGCTGACTGTGTCAAGGAAAAAAGATTGGAGTTGGGAGATGCAGAACCATCTTTACCGTTACAATAGCGTTCCTAACGCAGAGAAGGACGGTGGCACCGGTCCCCCTTTTCCGGCGTGGTAG
- the LOC122021553 gene encoding heavy metal-associated isoprenylated plant protein 39-like, whose amino-acid sequence MKKIVLNLDINDAKEKQKAMKVVSSLPGIDSIGIDVNEKKMAVVGSVDPVSLVMKLRKSRHTDILSVGPAKEEEEEKEEEEAIEVEAKEEKQEEEAKKEVPDDDQQMAAVELVNPYKIYYNPYDAAQFYYVQSAQDNPNVCTIL is encoded by the exons ATGAAG AAGATTGTGCTAAATTTGGACATAAACGACGCAAAGGAGAAGCAAAAGGCCATGAAGGTCGTCTCGTCCCTCCCAG GAATCGATTCGATAGGAATCGATGTGAATGAAAAGAAAATGGCAGTGGTCGGGTCGGTGGATCCCGTTAGCCTCGTGATGAAGCTGAGAAAATCTCGGCACACCGACATCCTCTCCGTCGGCCCTgcaaaggaggaggaggaggagaaggaggaagaggaagcaaTCGAGGTGGAAGCAAAAGAAGAAAAGCAAGAGGAGGAGGCGAAGAAAGAGGTGCCCGACGATGATCAGCAAATGGCAGCAGTGGAGCTTGTGAATCCATACAAAATCTACTACAATCCGTACGATGCCGCACAGTTTTACTATGTGCAAAGTGCTCAAGACAATCCAAATGTTTGCACCATCTTGTGA